The genomic window GAGGAGCTCCTGAACTGAACCCGGAGTTCCGTTACCTGGCAGCAGGGGGCGCTGCTCTGGGGAAGAAGGTACTTGACAGATGTAACCTTACTGTACTGCTGGAGCCTGGACAGGAGGACCTGCCTGACTTCCTAACACAGCATGGTGTCAGTGTGGTGGCCTCTCTTCCCTGCTACAGGTATgtatcagtcaatcaatcaatcaatcaatctatcgaGTTTTAACCTTGTATGCTGAACATCTGTGCCCTAAATTGTGTTGCTCCTTTTTGGCCTGTGGTTTGTAAGTGGCCAATGCCTTGTaacaaaatgtctaaaaatgaAGTCTGACTATAGTAATGTATAGGCTTTTAGttttaagaaaaaagaaattatcAACAGACCTTTAGCCATCGATTGGAAGCAATTTTGATATGGTACCAACCtctgttattaccttcgccgagaaggttatgcagagggtagcgtttgtgtgtgtgtgtgtaatgtacagcataactcgagaaggcttggatggattgtcttgatatttggtaggtgggtaggtcttgatgagactaggaaatgattagattttgggtcccctagcggcttgttacggtactgcagcggaacttcctgtttcaatatctcgtgttctggacaagctatggaactgatttttgagtggtagatagctctttggacagagagtaagtggtataggttttggccccctagcggcttttttggaactgcaggagcaggttttggttcagactttgaaagggaataactcaagaagggcttgatggatggttataatttttggtaagtagatagcttgagtgatgatgtacatgattagatacttattatgcaaatcagtatctaatttgcataattaatgaggaaagtttatacatcggccaaattccacgacaggactctcaaacatgtgacatatgtaactgaagaagagagaaatattaatagatatcaattatgcaaatgaatacctaatttgcataattaatgagaaaatactataactcaagatgggcttgatggatggtaatgatttttggtatgtagatagcttacgtaatgctttgtatgattggacgataattatgcaaatcagattttaatttgcataattaatgagacaactttaaaaacccgctgtattccatgatatgactattgacatatgtgacatttgctactgaggaattttgatagataaaaaatatgcaaatgtaggcctaatttgcataattaatgagaaactactataaaaccatacaggtaaaggatggcaatttcatacttgtgtcatttggaagttatgtgaatgtgaacattgttgaatcaaattatggtaataaggagcccatttgcataattcatgataaatgttaaattgttagcataaccttctttgttacgctcatacttttgttttttgggtgaagaagatcaactggtatgatttataattgatgacaaacacccctgatatgtcagtcataaaggttaaaatcatatggcgaaggtatgaggtcgtggaactctagttacattttgaaatatgttaTATCAAGGGTAATCAAGTACCTCTGGTGGTAGATTTGAGTGAGAAAAACGCTTGTATATTTCCTGAGATTTTACAGCAACTTTCAAAGTAATCAGATTGTCATTGTGCAAAAAGTATGAGTTTAAATACTGTTTTACATAGAGCCGAGTGAAATTTGTACCGCGTGTTAAACTGTTCTGTTCTTGTGTGCAGTGCAAAGAATGTGAACATGCAGCGAGGGAAGGGTGTGTTTGATAAGAGTATCCAGGCCCTGCTCATGTTGAACGAGCGAGGCTACGGCAGGCCTGGCACTGGTCTGGAACTAGACCTGGTTTACAATCCTTTGGGTAAGTTTAACCCTCCTCCTGCTAAGTTCTGTTCTAACTGATACATACTAGGTGCAAAGTTCAGTGAGCAGCCCTGTCAATACCGTCAACCCATTATTTAGCAGTACTCTAATACAATCACTGCTGGATGCTGTCCAAAAACTAGAATACCCTCAAGCTTAGATTTCAGGTTATGATCCTACCAGACTCTTGACGccatttttgaaaatgatatccctcaaaatagctgCCTCTGCGTATGGTCGGTGTAAtctatatgttgtatttttgtttcgTCTCATTTCCACAGGGGGCTTCCTCCCCCCTCCACAGCGCGAGCTGGAGGACAAGTACCGGCAGGAATTGTGGGATACTTTCGGGATCGAGTTCAACAACCTCTACACTGTCACCAACATGCCGATCAAGAGATTTGCTGACTTTCTGTACAGAAGGTCGGTCGTTGAGAGAACAGCTATTTTTTCGAGGTTCAAAGACAATTGAAAACATTTCATTGGAGTGTAAAGTATGGTTCtacaaaaaaaaggttaaagTCCATCCCACACCATATGGTGTAAAGGGAAGTGCCCATCCCCTTTTCTATCTATACAGCCCTTGGGTCACACAactgtgcaagcactacagcagggggctagtctactggtagtcAGTGTAGTGTGTATGATTCCAGAGAGGCTTTAGAAATTTGAAAATCATGAAATGACAGGCCTAACTTGGTGATGCTAGTAGTTTTAAGGACAGAATCTTTGCCAAAAATATGTATCGTTAACCATTAGATACTAATAACCTCCCAGTGAATTAGTACAGATTAGGTGTCAAACAGCACCCTTAGAGAGATCGGGGTTAAGGAGTGTAGTGTGCATATGACAGCAGTAGTTCACAGAAACAATTACAGCATTCTTTTCAACATTGCTTATCCTCATCAAGCAGCATCTCAAATGACTTCATATTCAAAATCACTATCTTTGGCAGGACAGAGGGTATCTATTTCAAGACTTTGAGATCTTTTTTGAGCTTTTGCTAAATATGCCCACATCTTAGGAATGAACTTCAGGACTACATGAACTTGTTGGTGCGGAACTTCAACCCAATGTCAGTGAAGGGGCTGATGTGTCGTAACCTGCTGAGCGTGAACTGGGACGGACGAGTGTACGACTGCGACTTTAACCAGCAGCTGGACCTCTCCATTCCCAGGACAAGACTAGGTAAGGAAAATTATCTGATATTCTGCTTTCGAAAACAGATAAAGCTTGGTACATGTAAGAATCGcggtagaaaaaaattgattctcTGTAATGTTCAGCCGATTTCTTCTAGTAAATTTGATATTCTGCTTTTGAAAAATAGATTAGGAAGGCTGAACCATTCAGTAATGGTAGAGCAACTGTTTTGAATAAAGGTAGCACAAACATCCCCCTCCCTTTGAAAATGGTCACACACTCAATCTAAGGATAAaggtaacggggggtgcccaaccatcggacgtttttttacgggctggaactcacggcgctccattgctggttgccagagagtggtcaggttttaatgaatgaattttgaacacattcatctaaagaccatacttggacaagaaatgtattcatactgttcatgggcccttcatgctccgctttacatgcggaagacgctgtgagacattttcacgaatgtaccttctgatttagtgctacgccagatagtgtgcctaacttagtacgctttggtaatttgctctcttcggaagttggtgatgaagttagggaaatgtaaataaggcttgaagtctgctatattctagctttcttttgaccggaaaattttgaccgtgtgcacttctaacgtcatgtgagaagggctatatctagcgcatcccagctcatgttcccacgggaaataggctactacgcggcccgacgtacgtattgaatgcggcccgacttacgaaatcattacgaaaaacgacaccgcttacatcaacaatactccgtctacttattgggaaacatcttcgccatctctgtattcagtttccttttcatagacggtaccaatcacatgttagagcgtaacaaaactgtgcgttgaatcgttccgccaccatcgcggcccaaaaaaatggcgggaaaacaacgtcgtcagacgacagcaatgtttacgttgtttttctttggtcgtttttcttctcaacaaacacttaaagaccaaaatttttagtgttttatgaaattatttttcttatgtgtatgacagctgtgtgacttatgtatctgcttggcacaggtcgtatatttaggtgccgggccgtctagctacgcagtgaccctctactcagcgttgccatcattattgtcaaaatactacttttcgacaaaacaagaaatgaatatgtacacatatgttttgaatgtaaatgacaattacgtgcatgaacttgggttatttaccttccttatcagcatagtcattggacacaaacacggcgtacttatacaaaataagatcagtaaaaaatccgtgcgatgttcgggcgcgtgcgatgttcgggcggcccccgttatgTCTCAAGTGACACTGCTGCATTTCTGATATGAGAAGTAATATCATTTGCATTTCAAAGTGTTATACTTAAATGCAACACTTTGTTTCCATGCAAGCAACAGGTAAAACTTGTATCTCCCTACTTTACCCTCTCAAAATATCAATGAGAAAATGTGATTTCTGATTCTTGCAGGTCTTTCTGCAAAGCAGTCTGCTAAAGAAGGACCTTCTAGTGTGCACCCTGACCTAAAGTCTAAGGGATTGTCAGTTTGGGACTTCGCGAGTACAGACGACTTCTTGGGGTCAAGGGTCGTAACGGACAACCACTGCTACGGCTGCACGGCAGGCATGGGGTCCAGCTGACAGGGCAGCACCGTCTCCTAGAGGGGATGCAACATTTGACTTTCCAGGGGCTGGAACTTCTTAGAGCAATGATACATTCACCGACtattttttggcaatgcctctgGGGCGGAGGAAATTGTGCAGAGTGCCTTGACATGAGAGTTGGAATCATGTTGCCATGTGCAATTTGTTTGGGAGTGTATCTTTGCTCAATGTATCTTTGACCAAAGGATGACATGTCTGTCTTAAAACTTTTGTTGGGAGGATAGATGTTGATGGTTGGGTCAGGATTTGGGGGAGGTCCTCTGGAGGTTTAAAGTGAGAAAGGAAGATCACCCTATAGTTATGTATCCCCTGTGTTGTTCTTTCATTTCCATTGCATCATTTTAACAGCTTTTCAATTCTATTATGGATTTCTACAAATCACCACATCAGTATTTGAGAGTAAACTGAAGATTCTAGATCTTGTATTGAAACCGGAATGTTTGTGACATTACTTTTGCATATACTTGGAACCACAGTGTTTTTGAAACATCAGTGTGCCCGTTAATTCAAAAacagattgattgattcattgattgattgattgttaaaGTGCCTTGTTGACAAGCTATTGTCGTATTGATGCAATTATGCAACAAACAGAAGATTCAACCACTAgatgaacattatgaatattTTGCCTGCAATAGATATTATGAACATTTGAAGTGTGGAAAAGAAGCCTTAGCTAATGTTTATTGAATTCAGTGTTATAGAATTTCGTTA from Branchiostoma lanceolatum isolate klBraLanc5 chromosome 4, klBraLanc5.hap2, whole genome shotgun sequence includes these protein-coding regions:
- the LOC136432655 gene encoding uncharacterized protein: MCSLLLSAPCLPRRLAPVIGTVLRSSSSQKQPVDLPDFNTDVDVHTHRLKRPERPPPSPARRWAGLEGLRERTEGSLIPDTLQEMEKDEQFKITAENLRKLGQVKLTREERKKRQRALRKLGIPNFREFLLKNLKENPQEGLEDKHQSLKKQPIEIIQLNIGLYCNQACNHCHVESSPKRTEMMTREVADKCLEILDRSPSVHTLDITGGAPELNPEFRYLAAGGAALGKKVLDRCNLTVLLEPGQEDLPDFLTQHGVSVVASLPCYSAKNVNMQRGKGVFDKSIQALLMLNERGYGRPGTGLELDLVYNPLGGFLPPPQRELEDKYRQELWDTFGIEFNNLYTVTNMPIKRFADFLYRRNELQDYMNLLVRNFNPMSVKGLMCRNLLSVNWDGRVYDCDFNQQLDLSIPRTRLGLSAKQSAKEGPSSVHPDLKSKGLSVWDFASTDDFLGSRVVTDNHCYGCTAGMGSS